CGTGCCGCAAGGTTCTTATCATTGTCGATTTCTAAACCTAAGAAAGATAAATGTGCAACGACTTTAGCGCGAATTACATCTGAGTTTTCACCAATGCCACCCGTGAAAATCAGTGCGTCTAACCCACCTAATGGCACTACAAACGCTGCAATTTGTTTTGCTAAACGATAGCAGAATATATCTAATGCAAGTGCTGCTTGCTGATGCCCGTCAGCCGCAGATTCTTCAATGGTTCTACAATCATTAGAAAGTTCACTAATGCCAAGTAAGCCACTTTCTTTGTTCAAGAGCGTATCTATTTGCTTTGCGGAGTAATTCAGTTGTTCAGTCAGGTAGTTGAAAATGCCAGGGTCAATATCGCCACTGCGCGTACCCATGACTAATCCCTCAAGTGGTGTCATACCCATACTGGTATCTACCGATTTACCATTTTTAATAGCTGTAACAGAGCAACCATTGCCTAAATGCGCACTAATAACCTTGGAGTTTGTTTCGTTAAGGTCTAAGATCTTGATTGCTTCTGCCGATACAAAAGCATGACTGGTGCCATGGAAACCATAGCGTCTGATCCCATGTTGTTTGTAAAGCGTATAAGGCAGCGCATATAAGAAAGCTTCTGGCGACATACTTTGATGAAATGCGGTATCAAACACAGCAATTTGCGGTAAATGAGAAAACGCAGATTGCGCCGCTTCGATACCAAGCAAGTTAGCTGGGTTATGCAATGGCGCAAGTGAAGAAGTTTTTGTGATTGCTTCTATCACATCAGGTGTGATTAATGCAGATTTTGTGAAGTGCTCGCCACCATGAACAACACGGTGTCCAACAGCAATGAGGTTTGAATCTAATTGTAATTGCTTTACTAGTTCAACTAACTTTGCAATTGCAGTTTGATGAGCATCGTTTGGTGATAGCGCGATAAGTTGCTTATCACCATTAAACTTGTACTTGATTTGCGGATCTAGCTCGCCTAAACGTTCAGCAAGACCTGAAAGAAGCTCGTCACCTGACACAGTGTCGATGATGGCAAACTTTAAACTAGAGCTTCCGCAATTTAAAACCAGTACATGAGATGAGGGCATATGCATTTCCAATTTTGACAATAACAGTAAATGCGTATTAAGCTTAAAGCGAAGTCGCGGTTTAAGCTACGCAGTAATACAAAGGTATAATAGACAATGATAACTGTTTATTTTACCCCAATTTTGACCGAATAGTTAGCTTCTAGGAGTCCTAATGCAAAAAAGTCTCATTTCTCAAATGCAACTTGGACGACAGTACGCCAAAGAATGGCCTATGCGCAAAGAGCTTGCGCCTATGTTTGCAGAATTTAGAGTCATAAAAGCCACTGAACTTGCGATCAGTGTAATGCCTTTACTTGCTGTGATAACGTTAGTACTACAAACCAATTGGTTGGGAAATCAGTATGTACCTCAATCTTTAGCCATTGCACTTTTTTTTATATCTTTGCCTGCTCAAGGTTTACTTTGGCTAGGGAAGCGTGCTGATACGCCGCTTAATCCATCTTTAAATACTTGGTATCAAGAATTGTTTAATAAGATGGTGGCCAATGGTTATGATGCGCCCATGCAATTACAGTCGCGCAGACCCACTTATCGAACTTTGGCAAAACTGTTAAAAGACATGTTTGAGAAAATGGATAAAGCATTTACAAAAGAGCAGTTTTAACTGCTCTTTTCAGCTATACCCATCCTCAAAGTAATCATTTAATTAAAGGGGGGGGGTGTACAAGATAGTTTTATTTAAACCTTCTCATATTCGCTTAAATAAAATGATAGGGTGATTGTATGGCTCTGCTTTTCCTTTAAAGCGTCATAGTGACTCTCTTTAAACTTCCAAGCAAATGGGGTCATTTGTATTAAATGCTCAATGATTTCTGTTTTAATCTCTATTTGTTTTTCAAGCTCATGGTGTTTAACTAATTTAAACCCAGCAGGGGTATCTGGATGTGCATGTAAATTCACTTCAGGGTAAATTAACGACTTAAGCTCAAATAAATGTTTAGGGCCCGGGTTCACTAAAATTACTTTACCTGTGCTCTTCACCAGCCTTTGTAATTCTTGTTCAAAAACGGGGGCGAACACAGTGACAACACAGTCCATACTTTCATTTGCAAATGGTGCTTGTTTAGCAGAAGCAACACTAAAATTGGCCTCTTTATATCGCTTAGCCGCATATTTAACGGCTGATTTTGAAATATCGAGTCCATATACATCACATTCGGGCAGTTCATTGGCAAATAAGTGCGTATAAAATCCTTCACCACAGCCTAAATCGAGCAATGTTTGAGGAGAAGATAGTGAAATTAGATTGGCAATCTCTTGTCTCAAAAAGTGATAATGGTCAGTTGCAAAAAAGGCACGACGCGCTTGAACCATATCTAAATTATCACCGGGTTGTTTTGATTTTTTATTCTGAACAGGCAGTAAGTTGACATAGCCTTCTTTGGCGAAATCAAATTGGTGTCTGTTTTCGCAAGACATGCTATTGCCTGTTTTATTTAACGGAGCCTGACAAAGCGGACAGTGATAAATTAGCGTCATTTATCTAAGTATTCCTTATCATAAAAGGTTTTAACCCAGTGGGGTTTATAAGTAATAAGTAAAGTGATTGCCATACCATTTAACATGGCTTCGGGAAACCAAATTAACGTTGCATAAAATAAATAGTTATCTAATAACTGTTGGAATGTGTACGTATCAATTAGCCAATAATATACACCTGACGACAATATTTTGAATGCGCCAATACAGCCTGCGCATAAAAATGCACAGACAAAAATATATACAAAAAAATGTCTTGGTAATTTGCTGTAACACAGCACAAATAGGCCGTAACTGACCAATATGGGAAGTAGCGCAGTAAAAAGATAAAAGTCGGCAAATTCGGAAGATTGAATGGTGCCAAAAGCAAGCAATAAGAGACTGGTAAGTAGAGCACTTAAACTTGCTAACCGCCAGCCAAGCACCAAAGTAATTGCGGTTATTCCCAATATATGAATATTTAGATAGGGCAAAATCCCCGCTTTAATTTGCCAAAGCAGTGCCAGTACAACTGAACAAGCAAGTACACCAGTTTGTCGGATAGGCCTATGCCAAAGCGTTAAATATTCGCGTTTATCGATAGTAAACGCGAATATGATTAAGGTAATAAGCGGGGTCAATAACATAGAGTGAGTTCTAATTAAAATTTAAACTCGGCCCAAATTGGCGCGTGATCAGAAGGCTTTTCGATGCCTCTTAATTCGTAATCGATTTCACTTTCTACACATTTGGCCATCAATGATTCAGTCGCTAACACTACATCAATGCGAAGGCCTCGGTTATCATCAAAACCTTTTGAGCGATAATCGAACCACGAGTAACGTTCTGTCTTTTCTGGTGTTAATTCGCGGAAAGTATCTTTAAATCCCCAATCCATTAACGTCGCAAGCCACTCGCGTTCTTCTGGCTGGAATGAACATTTGCCCGTTTTCAGCCAACGCTTCTTATTTGGCTCACCAATACCGATATCTAAATCTATTGGTGAGATATTGATATCACCCATCACAATGACATTTTCTTCAGGCGTGTGATTTTCATTTAAGTGTGTCATTAAGTCTTTATAGAACTGACGCTTGTATGGGAATTTGGTTTCATGATTTATGTTATCACCTTGAGGGAAGTATCCATTATGAATGATCACATCTTCACCTTTGTCATTCTCGAATACACCTGAAATCATACGTTTTTGGGATTCTTCTGTATCAGTCGAAAACCCTTTTTTGATTGATTTAGCAGGTTTCTTT
The Pseudoalteromonas phenolica genome window above contains:
- a CDS encoding energy-coupling factor ABC transporter permease, with product MLLTPLITLIIFAFTIDKREYLTLWHRPIRQTGVLACSVVLALLWQIKAGILPYLNIHILGITAITLVLGWRLASLSALLTSLLLLAFGTIQSSEFADFYLFTALLPILVSYGLFVLCYSKLPRHFFVYIFVCAFLCAGCIGAFKILSSGVYYWLIDTYTFQQLLDNYLFYATLIWFPEAMLNGMAITLLITYKPHWVKTFYDKEYLDK
- the xthA gene encoding exodeoxyribonuclease III; protein product: MKVISFNINGLRARLHQLQALIDKHQPDVIGLQEIKVHDEAFPVEDVEAMGYHVYFHGQKAHYGVALMSKKPAKSIKKGFSTDTEESQKRMISGVFENDKGEDVIIHNGYFPQGDNINHETKFPYKRQFYKDLMTHLNENHTPEENVIVMGDINISPIDLDIGIGEPNKKRWLKTGKCSFQPEEREWLATLMDWGFKDTFRELTPEKTERYSWFDYRSKGFDDNRGLRIDVVLATESLMAKCVESEIDYELRGIEKPSDHAPIWAEFKF
- the yfbV gene encoding terminus macrodomain insulation protein YfbV, coding for MQKSLISQMQLGRQYAKEWPMRKELAPMFAEFRVIKATELAISVMPLLAVITLVLQTNWLGNQYVPQSLAIALFFISLPAQGLLWLGKRADTPLNPSLNTWYQELFNKMVANGYDAPMQLQSRRPTYRTLAKLLKDMFEKMDKAFTKEQF
- a CDS encoding acetate kinase: MPSSHVLVLNCGSSSLKFAIIDTVSGDELLSGLAERLGELDPQIKYKFNGDKQLIALSPNDAHQTAIAKLVELVKQLQLDSNLIAVGHRVVHGGEHFTKSALITPDVIEAITKTSSLAPLHNPANLLGIEAAQSAFSHLPQIAVFDTAFHQSMSPEAFLYALPYTLYKQHGIRRYGFHGTSHAFVSAEAIKILDLNETNSKVISAHLGNGCSVTAIKNGKSVDTSMGMTPLEGLVMGTRSGDIDPGIFNYLTEQLNYSAKQIDTLLNKESGLLGISELSNDCRTIEESAADGHQQAALALDIFCYRLAKQIAAFVVPLGGLDALIFTGGIGENSDVIRAKVVAHLSFLGLEIDNDKNLAARFGSEGVITKQTAPCAIVVPTNEEWMIANDAANIAQEQK
- the rlmA gene encoding 23S rRNA (guanine(745)-N(1))-methyltransferase encodes the protein MTLIYHCPLCQAPLNKTGNSMSCENRHQFDFAKEGYVNLLPVQNKKSKQPGDNLDMVQARRAFFATDHYHFLRQEIANLISLSSPQTLLDLGCGEGFYTHLFANELPECDVYGLDISKSAVKYAAKRYKEANFSVASAKQAPFANESMDCVVTVFAPVFEQELQRLVKSTGKVILVNPGPKHLFELKSLIYPEVNLHAHPDTPAGFKLVKHHELEKQIEIKTEIIEHLIQMTPFAWKFKESHYDALKEKQSHTITLSFYLSEYEKV